Proteins encoded together in one Mycobacterium noviomagense window:
- a CDS encoding PPOX class F420-dependent oxidoreductase produces MAELTDEVVEFLSAGTRTGMLGYLAADGRPLVAPVWFIVDHGELVFNTGRNTAKGRALARDSRVVICVDDPHPPYSFVQVQGVATITEDAPDLLEIATRIGARYMGLHRAREFGRRNAAPGEFVVRVRPTKVVAGFNIAD; encoded by the coding sequence ATGGCCGAATTGACCGACGAGGTCGTCGAATTCCTGTCGGCCGGCACCCGAACCGGCATGCTCGGCTATCTCGCGGCCGATGGCCGGCCACTGGTTGCTCCGGTGTGGTTCATCGTCGATCACGGTGAGCTGGTGTTCAACACCGGCCGCAATACCGCGAAAGGCCGTGCGCTGGCGCGGGATTCGCGGGTCGTGATCTGCGTGGACGACCCACACCCACCGTATTCGTTCGTGCAGGTGCAAGGCGTCGCCACGATCACCGAGGATGCGCCGGATCTGCTGGAGATCGCCACCCGGATCGGCGCCCGGTACATGGGACTGCATCGCGCCCGCGAGTTCGGCCGCCGCAACGCAGCACCCGGCGAGTTTGTGGTGCGGGTGCGTCCGACCAAGGTGGTGGCGGGATTCAATATCGCCGACTAG
- a CDS encoding NAD(P)H-dependent amine dehydrogenase family protein, which produces MSAPIRVIQWTTGNIGRRSLHAIIGRPDMELVGVYTHGQGKVGVDAADLCGWPEPTGAKATNDIDTLLALRPDACCYNPLWPNIDELVRLLEAGVNVCSSAAWITGGKQSPQDLDRIRKARQRGSSTIFGSGAHPGISNTVGMVLSGACERVDEIRITESVDCSTYESAETQKAMGFSRDPDTPGLADSVRRESEVFAESAAMMADAVGARLDRMTFDVTFTAATGDTDLGFMTIPKGTVGGVYGYHRGWVGDNNVVSVGFNWIMGEHVVPPKPLEHGHVIQVFGLPNMRTVIHCLPPQDWTEPGFMGLGMIYTAMPVTNAVPAVVAAEPGIVTLADLPPITGRAAVDNPENAVVP; this is translated from the coding sequence ATGAGCGCACCGATTCGTGTGATCCAGTGGACGACCGGCAACATCGGACGGCGATCCCTACACGCCATAATCGGCAGACCCGACATGGAGCTGGTCGGGGTTTATACGCACGGGCAGGGCAAAGTCGGCGTCGACGCTGCCGACCTGTGCGGCTGGCCGGAGCCGACCGGTGCCAAGGCTACCAACGACATCGATACGCTGTTGGCGCTGCGACCCGACGCCTGTTGCTATAACCCGTTGTGGCCCAACATCGACGAGCTGGTACGGCTGCTCGAGGCGGGGGTCAATGTCTGCTCCAGCGCGGCGTGGATCACCGGCGGCAAGCAAAGCCCCCAGGACCTCGACCGGATCCGCAAGGCGCGTCAGCGCGGCAGTTCGACCATCTTCGGCAGCGGCGCGCATCCCGGAATCTCGAACACGGTCGGCATGGTGCTCAGCGGGGCGTGCGAGCGCGTCGACGAAATCCGCATCACCGAGTCGGTCGACTGCTCGACCTACGAATCGGCAGAAACCCAGAAAGCAATGGGCTTTTCGCGGGATCCCGACACCCCAGGCCTAGCCGACAGCGTGCGGCGCGAAAGCGAAGTCTTCGCCGAGTCGGCGGCGATGATGGCCGACGCGGTCGGCGCACGACTGGACCGGATGACGTTCGACGTCACGTTCACAGCCGCCACCGGCGATACCGACCTCGGCTTCATGACGATTCCCAAGGGCACAGTCGGCGGCGTCTATGGCTACCACCGCGGCTGGGTCGGCGACAATAACGTCGTCAGCGTCGGATTCAACTGGATCATGGGCGAGCACGTGGTCCCTCCCAAACCGCTTGAGCACGGCCACGTCATCCAGGTCTTCGGGCTGCCCAACATGCGCACCGTCATTCACTGCCTTCCGCCGCAGGATTGGACAGAGCCGGGATTCATGGGCCTGGGCATGATCTACACCGCGATGCCGGTCACCAACGCTGTGCCGGCGGTGGTGGCAGCCGAACCCGGGATCGTGACGCTGGCCGATCTGCCCCCGATCACCGGCCGTGCGGCCGTGGATAACCCGGAGAACGCTGTCGTACCGTAA
- a CDS encoding MmpS family transport accessory protein, which translates to MIVVLTVSGFGVARLHRIFGSQDLNANAGGGIEIVQFNPKVVTYEVFGPPGSTANINYWDAEANTHQVNGAPLPWSYTFSTTLPAVSANIMAQDDGDQIRCRVTVDGVVREQQTADGLNAQTFCLVKSA; encoded by the coding sequence ATGATCGTGGTGCTTACGGTGTCGGGGTTCGGGGTGGCGCGGCTGCACCGCATTTTCGGCTCCCAAGACCTCAACGCCAACGCCGGTGGCGGCATCGAGATTGTGCAGTTCAACCCGAAGGTCGTGACCTACGAGGTCTTCGGGCCGCCCGGGAGTACCGCCAACATCAATTATTGGGACGCTGAAGCTAACACGCACCAAGTCAACGGCGCGCCGCTGCCCTGGTCCTACACATTCAGCACCACCCTACCTGCCGTCAGCGCCAACATCATGGCGCAGGATGACGGCGATCAAATCCGCTGCCGCGTCACCGTGGACGGTGTCGTCCGCGAACAGCAAACCGCCGATGGCTTAAATGCCCAGACCTTCTGCCTGGTGAAGTCAGCATGA